A section of the Clostridium omnivorum genome encodes:
- a CDS encoding tRNA dihydrouridine synthase: protein MNFYFAPMEGLTGYIYRNAHKAFFNNIDKYFSPFIFPNQSDRFTTRELKDILPENNEGIVLIPQLLTNNAKDFIHTSKKIKQMGYNEINLNLGCPSGTVVSKNRGSGFLSKKEELNTFLEEIFSEAVTKISIKTRIGKDQPEEFYDLIEIYNKYPMEELIIHPRIQKDFYKNKPNLKVFKDALNLSKNPVCYNGDIVTVEDYKKFINEFQSVKTVMIGRGLLANPGLISDIENNIKLDKKLLKDFHDKVYEGYKSVLYGDRNVLFKMKELWFYIIPMFTNNTKYAKKIKKSEKLYDYDEAVSSLFREQDIIES from the coding sequence ATGAATTTTTATTTTGCACCTATGGAAGGCTTGACTGGATACATTTATAGAAATGCTCATAAAGCTTTTTTTAATAATATAGATAAATATTTTTCGCCTTTTATTTTTCCAAATCAAAGTGATAGATTTACAACCCGAGAATTGAAGGATATATTGCCGGAAAACAATGAAGGTATAGTATTAATTCCTCAACTGCTTACAAATAATGCAAAAGACTTTATACATACTTCTAAGAAGATAAAACAAATGGGATATAATGAAATCAATTTAAATTTGGGATGTCCTTCTGGAACTGTAGTATCGAAAAATAGAGGATCAGGATTTCTTTCAAAAAAAGAAGAACTTAATACATTTTTAGAGGAGATTTTTTCTGAAGCAGTAACAAAAATCTCAATAAAGACTAGAATAGGAAAAGACCAGCCGGAAGAATTTTATGACTTAATCGAAATATATAACAAATATCCTATGGAAGAACTTATCATTCATCCTAGGATTCAAAAGGATTTTTATAAAAATAAACCTAACTTAAAAGTTTTTAAGGATGCATTGAATTTAAGTAAAAATCCTGTCTGTTATAATGGCGACATTGTTACTGTGGAGGATTACAAGAAATTTATCAATGAATTTCAAAGTGTTAAAACTGTAATGATTGGTAGGGGACTATTAGCAAATCCAGGGCTGATTAGCGATATTGAAAACAATATTAAGCTGGATAAAAAATTGTTAAAAGATTTTCATGATAAAGTTTATGAGGGCTATAAAAGTGTGCTTTACGGAGATAGAAATGTACTATTTAAAATGAAGGAATTATGGTTTTATATTATACCTATGTTTACTAATAATACGAAATATGCTAAGAAAATTAAAAAATCGGAAAAATTATATGATTATGATGAAGCAGTCTCAAGTTTGTTCAGAGAACAGGATATCATAGAAAGTTAA
- a CDS encoding FadR/GntR family transcriptional regulator — protein MLSPIKNTKVYEQVMEQIKAMIADGTLKKGDKLPTERELVEMLQVSRTSVREAMRAMEIMGLIECKQGGGNFVRDNFENNLFEPLSIMFMLEKGDTKEIIELRKILEVETVALAAARITEEELLSIGNIIEDLKHSINEETAVKIDKRFHYEIAKASKNSLIISILNAISSLIDAYIKNARTKILAEGDNKVLLSSQHEKVYIALKKHDAAEAAEAMRQHLDFANKYMSK, from the coding sequence TAAAAAATACCAAAGTGTACGAACAAGTAATGGAGCAGATAAAAGCTATGATAGCGGATGGTACCTTAAAAAAAGGTGATAAACTTCCAACAGAGAGAGAGCTTGTTGAAATGCTTCAAGTAAGCAGGACTTCCGTAAGAGAAGCTATGAGAGCTATGGAAATTATGGGCCTGATAGAGTGCAAGCAAGGTGGGGGAAATTTTGTTCGTGATAACTTTGAAAATAATTTATTTGAGCCATTATCAATAATGTTTATGCTTGAAAAAGGTGATACAAAGGAAATAATAGAATTAAGAAAAATATTAGAAGTTGAGACTGTAGCACTAGCTGCAGCCAGGATAACTGAAGAAGAACTTTTAAGTATAGGGAATATCATTGAAGACTTGAAACATAGTATAAATGAAGAGACTGCAGTAAAAATAGACAAGAGGTTTCACTACGAAATTGCAAAGGCTTCAAAAAACAGTTTGATTATATCAATTCTCAATGCAATTTCCTCACTTATTGATGCGTATATAAAAAATGCTAGAACGAAAATACTTGCAGAGGGAGATAACAAGGTTTTGCTTTCTAGTCAACACGAAAAGGTATATATTGCACTTAAAAAACATGATGCAGCTGAGGCTGCTGAAGCAATGAGACAGCATCTGGATTTTGCAAATAAATATATGTCTAAATAA